A portion of the Gossypium arboreum isolate Shixiya-1 chromosome 8, ASM2569848v2, whole genome shotgun sequence genome contains these proteins:
- the LOC108467460 gene encoding FT-interacting protein 7, producing the protein MAENCTRKLIVEICNAKNLMPKDGQGTASAYAIVDFDGQRRRTKTKFRDLNPVWDEKLEFLVHDIESMAAEMLEINLYNDKKMGKRSTFLGKVKLAGSVFVKAGEETLVYYPLEKRSVFSQIKGEIGVKVFYVDEEAPPAPAEPAAEQKAETAEEKPKEEEDKKEENVEEKKEEEEKPKEEPPKEEEKPNPPPASKSEDTTAAATPPPPPPEVENPPIAHKEEASSTKVVATKSKVETGKSSQLVINELELRSLSGDHNRIAYDLVDRMPFLYVRVVKAKRANKEPACPLHAKLVIGTHSIKTKSQIDKDWDQVFAFDKEGLNSSSLEVSVWAEEEKKEEQKEGDAATTATTVVVDNCLGAVSFDLQEVPKRVPPDSPLAPQWYSLESEKSPGNDVMVSVWVGTQADEAFQEAWQSDSGGLIPETRAKVYLSPKLWYLRLTVIQTQDLQLGSGSEPKVRSPELYVKAQLGAQLFKTSRTPVGSAWNEDLVFVAAEPFEPFLVVMVEDWSNGQLVGQAKIHVPSLERRTDDKTEPKSRWFNLVGAENKPYAGRIHVKACLEGGYHVLDEAAHVTSDVQAAAKQLAKPPIGLLDVGIRGASNLLPVKTKDGTRGTTDAYVVAKYGQKWIRTRTILDRFNPRWNEQYTWDVYDPCTVLTIGVFDNGRYKRDETGKPGRDLRIGKIRIRLSTLDTNKVYLNSYMLTVLLPNGAKKMGEIEIAVRFSCSSWLSLIQAYGTPLLPRMHYLRPLGPAQQDILRQTAMRIVTARLARSEPPLGQEVVQFMLDTDTHVWSMRKSKANWFRVVGCLSHAAILARWLDGIRTWAHPPTTILVHVLLIAVVMCPQLVLSTIFMYAFLILALRFRYRMRVPHNVDLRLSYVDAVGPDELDEEFDGLPTTRSPDTVRFRYDRLRALASRAQTLLGDVAAQGERLEALFNWKDPRATGIFVVVCLFASLLFYVVPFKVFVLGSGFYYIRHPRFRGDMPSAPLNFFRRLPSLSDQIM; encoded by the coding sequence atGGCTGAAAATTGCACTAGAAAGTTGATAGTTGAAATCTGCAATGCCAAGAACTTGATGCCAAAAGATGGTCAAGGAACAGCCAGTGCTTATGCCATAGTTGATTTTGATGGTCAAAGAAGGAGGACAAAGACCAAGTTCAGAGATTTAAACCCTGTTTGGGATGAAAAGCTGGAGTTTTTAGTTCATGATATTGAATCCATGGCTGCCGAGATGTTGGAGATTAATTTGTACAATGATAAAAAAATGGGGAAACGAAGCACGTTTTTGGGTAAAGTGAAGTTGGCTGGCAGTGTTTTTGTTAAAGCAGGGGAAGAGACTCTGGTTTATTATCCGTTGGAAAAAAGGAGTGTTTTTTCTCAGATTAAAGGTGAGATTGGAGTTAAAGTTTTTTATGTTGATGAAGAAGCGCCGCCGGCACCGGCAGAACCTGCGGCTGAGCAGAAAGCAGAGACGGCTGAGGAGAAGCCAAAGGAAGAGGAAGATAAGAAGGAGGAAAATGTGgaggaaaagaaagaagaagaagagaagccTAAAGAAGAACCACCCAAAGAAGAAGAGAAACCGAACCCACCGCCGGCTAGTAAGTCCGAAGACACAACCGCAGCTGCTACTCCTCCGCCGCCGCCGCCAGAGGTGGAGAACCCTCCAATAGCACATAAAGAAGAAGCATCATCAACGAAGGTAGTAGCAACAAAAAGCAAAGTTGAAACAGGTAAAAGCAGTCAGCTTGTGATTAACGAGTTAGAACTCCGATCACTTTCCGGTGACCACAACCGTATCGCATACGACCTCGTAGACCGTATGCCATTTTTATACGTCCGAGTTGTTAAAGCAAAACGAGCCAACAAAGAACCAGCTTGTCCCCTTCATGCAAAACTGGTTATCGGTACTCACAGTATCAAAACCAAAAGCCAAATCGACAAAGATTGGGACCAAGTCTTCGCTTTCGACAAAGAAGGATTGAATTCAAGTTCCTTAGAAGTTTCAGTCTGGGCTgaagaagagaaaaaagaagaaCAAAAAGAAGGAGACGCCGCCACCACTGCTACCACCGTGGTGGTGGATAATTGTCTCGGAGCGGTGTCGTTTGATCTGCAAGAAGTGCCCAAAAGGGTTCCTCCCGATAGTCCTTTGGCTCCTCAATGGTATAGTCTTGAATCGGAGAAGTCACCTGGAAATGACGTCATGGTTTCTGTCTGGGTCGGGACTCAGGCCGATGAAGCTTTTCAAGAAGCTTGGCAGTCGGATTCGGGTGGGTTAATACCCGAGACCCGAGCTAAGGTTTATTTGTCTCCAAAGCTTTGGTATTTGAGATTAACGGTTATCCAAACCCAAGATTTGCAGCTTGGTTCGGGATCTGAACCTAAGGTTCGAAGTCCTGAGCTTTATGTTAAGGCTCAGCTTGGGGCTCAATTGTTTAAAACCAGTAGGACTCCGGTTGGTTCGGCTTGGAACGAGGATTTAGTTTTTGTGGCGGCTGAACCGTTTGAGCCGTTTTTGGTGGTCATGGTTGAGGATTGGAGTAACGGGCAGTTAGTGGGTCAGGCTAAAATCCATGTACCTAGCCTTGAGAGGCGAACCGATGATAAAACTGAACCGAAATCAAGATGGTTCAATTTGGTTGGTGCTGAAAATAAACCATACGCAGGTAGAATACACGTGAAGGCATGTTTAGAAGGTGGGTATCATGTGCTTGATGAAGCTGCTCACGTGACTAGTGACGTCCAAGCCGCCGCTAAGCAGCTAGCTAAGCCTCCGATTGGGTTGCTCGATGTTGGGATTCGAGGAGCGAGTAACTTGTTGCCTGTGAAGACCAAAGACGGTACACGTGGCACAACCGATGCATACGTGGTGGCTAAGTATGGGCAAAAGTGGATCCGTACACGTACGATACTTGATCGGTTTAATCCACGTTGGAACGAGCAATATACTTGGGATGTATATGATCCATGTACAGTGCTTACTATTGGGGTATTTGATAATGGAAGGTACAAGCGTGATGAAACAGGGAAGCCCGGTAGAGATCTACGTATCGGTAAAATACGTATACGGTTGTCTACACTTGACACGAATAAAGTGTACTTAAATTCATATATGCTTACAGTATTGTTACCTAATGGGGCCAAGAAGATGGGAGAGATTGAGATAGCGGTTCGATTTTCTTGCTCATCATGGCTAAGTCTAATCCAAGCCTATGGCACCCCATTGTTACCAAGAATGCACTATCTTCGCCCATTGGGTCCAGCCCAACAGGACATACTTCGCCAAACGGCTATGCGCATAGTAACGGCTAGGCTAGCTCGGTCCGAACCACCTTTGGGACAAGAAGTAGTTCAGTTCATGTTGGATACGGATACACACGTGTGGAGCATGAGAAAGAGCAAGGCCAATTGGTTTCGAGTCGTCGGCTGTTTGTCACATGCGGCAATTTTGGCACGTTGGTTAGATGGGATTCGCACGTGGGCACACCCGCCGACGACTATCTTAGTTCATGTTTTGCTTATAGCGGTGGTGATGTGCCCACAACTAGTCCTCTCCACCATATTCATGTATGCCTTCTTAATTTTGGCATTGAGATTCCGTTACCGCATGCGAGTCCCACACAATGTAGACTTAAGGCTCTCTTACGTTGATGCTGTCGGTCCTGATGAGCTCGACGAAGAATTCGACGGGCTTCCAACCACACGATCACCAGACACAGTACGGTTCCGATACGACCGTTTACGCGCGTTGGCAAGCCGGGCACAAACACTATTAGGGGATGTAGCAGCCCAAGGGGAACGTTTAGAAGCATTGTTTAATTGGAAAGACCCAAGAGCTACAGGCATTTTTGTGGTAGTTTGCCTATTTGCTTCATTGCTATTTTATGTGGTACCATTCAAAGTCTTTGTGTTAGGGTCAGGGTTCTACTACATCCGACACCCGAGATTCCGAGGTGATATGCCATCGGCTCCGCTCAACTTCTTCCGACGACTCCCGTCACTTTCCGATCAAATTATGTAA
- the LOC108467872 gene encoding protein PNS1-like: protein MRKLFQFIFYIQLILISILVIVLTIRGFVYAARSTNHFRPEKWYPPLLGSAASAGIVSYLWEWISFHDPSRAIKIAFCVGPLLTCAVGILHILIGCPISLAIGTIAIISSVIQSLYTCWVKPRFDYATKILTVSTSFPPDKTATFVILSIITCLVYSSFLVTGIGGATAAGTGLDILFIIVILLTYTWTMQVIRNMLYVTISRVRYMNFACGADMNTWIAFRDTVQHLVGRVCIGSAVVPVIGTIWGSARAMKSVVGGTDEFLFSCADCYSRLASTLITYGNRWGFVHVGVYNKGFMQASADTWGAFKTAELIPLIDSDLTGAFCFFSGVAVGSICTLVGGTWALAIHKSYATEVSIYAFFIGYFICRVALAWQQACVSAYYVAYAENPQSLQFDATIPVRIQELLQRYNV from the exons ATGAGGAAGTTGTTCCAATTCATTTTCTACATTCAGTTGATATTAATCTCCATCTTGGTAATCGTCTTAACCATCCGTGGCTTTGTCTATGCCGCTAGAAGTACCAACCATTTCCGCCCCGAGAAATGGTACCCTCCACTTCTGGGTTCAGCGGCTTCTGCCGGAATTGTTTCTTACCTATGGGAATGGATCTCTTTTCATGATCCATCAAGAGCTATCAAAATAGCCTTTTGCGTTGGCCCCTTGTTAACATGTGCGGTTGGTATTCTCCATATATTGATCGGATGTCCCATAAGTTTAGCAATCGGCACAATCGCAATCATTTCCAGTGTGATCCAATCCCTCTATACTTGTTGGGTGAAACCCAGATTTGATTACGCAACCAAGATCCTAACAGTTTCCACATCCTTTCCTCCTGATAAAACTGCTACATTTGTGATCCTATCCATCATAACCTGCCTAGTGTACTCATCTTTCTTGGTGACTGGAATTGGGGGAGCAACCGCAGCTGGGACTGGCTTAGACATCTTGTTCATCATAGTAATCCTGCTTACCTACACATGGACTATGCAAGTTATCAGGAACATGTTGTACGTTACCATCTCACGAGTCAGATACATGAATTTTGCTTGTGGAGCTGATATGAATACTTGGATTGCTTTCCGAGACACGGTCCAGCATTTGGTAGGAAGAGTATGCATAGGCTCAGCTGTTGTTCCGGTTATTGGAACCATTTGGGGCTCGGCCAGAGCTATGAAATCAGTTGTGGGGGGCACAGACGAGTTTTTGTTCTCTTGCGCTGACTGTTACTCGAGACTTGCTTCAACTCTTATAACATACGGGAACCGCTGGGGCTTTGTTCATGTCGGGGTTTATAACAAAGGTTTCATGCAGGCATCGGCTGATACCTGGGGAGCGTTTAAAACAGCAGAACTGATACCGTTGATTGATTCTGACCTCACTGGGGCGTTCTGTTTCTTCTCTGGGGTTGCAGTCGGTTCGATATGCACCCTTGTAGGAGGAACATGGGCGCTCGCCATTCATAAGAGCTATGCTACAGAAGTGTCCATCTATGCATTTTTCATTGGCTATTTCATC TGTCGAGTCGCATTGGCCTGGCAACAAGCATGTGTTTCAGCTTATTATGTTGCTTATGCTGAGAACCCTCAAAGCCTCCAGTTCGATGCAACGATCCCAGTTCGCATTCAAGAGCTTCTTCAAAGATATAATGTTTAG